The Elaeis guineensis isolate ETL-2024a chromosome 13, EG11, whole genome shotgun sequence genome includes a region encoding these proteins:
- the LOC105060899 gene encoding ferredoxin--nitrite reductase, chloroplastic: MASSTSLQQFLTPPVRSRRLRRARGWVRAAATTETAGAGVETERLEARVEEKGGGYWVLKEKYRAGINPQEKIKLEKEPMTLVMQDGIRELAVTPLEDIDKSKLSKDDIDVRLKWLGLFHRRKHQYGRFMMRLKLPNGVTTSEQTRYLASVVEGYGPEGCADVTTRQNWQIRGVQLPDVPAIMQGLAGVGLTSLQSGMDNVRNPVGNPLAGIDPHEIIDTRPFTNLLSAFVTANSRGNPAVTNLPRKWNVCVVGSHDLYEHPHINDLAYMPAMKNGKIGFNLLVGGFFSPKRCAEAVPLDAWVPADDVIPACKAVLEAYRDLGSRGNRQKTRMMWLIDELGIEVFRSEVEKRMPMQELERASGGDLVQKQWERRDHLGVHPQKQAGLSFVGLHIPVGRVQASDMFELARLADEYGSGELRLTVEQNIIIPNIKDSRVEALLDEPLLKKFSPEPSLLMKGLVACTGNQFCGQAIIETKARAMKVTEEVEKRVSVERTIRMHWTGCPNSCGQVQVADIGFMGCMTKDAEGKVCEGVDVYLGGRIGSDSHLGDLYKKGVPCKDLVPLVADILVKHFGAVPRVREEDEEELGGD, translated from the exons ATGGCGTCTTCCACATCTCTCCAGCAGTTCCTGACCCCGCCGGTGCGGTCCCGGCGACTGCGGCGGGCGAGAGGTTGGGTGAGGGCGGCCGCGACGACAGAGACGGCGGGAGCGGGGGTGGAAACGGAGAGGCTGGAGGCGAGGGTGGAGGAGAAGGGTGGGGGATACTGGGTGCTGAAGGAGAAGTATCGGGCGGGGATAAATCCTCAGGAGAAGATTAAGTTGGAGAAGGAGCCGATGACGCTGGTGATGCAGGACGGCATCCGCGAGCTGGCTGTCACCCCGCTGGAGGACATCGACAAGTCCAAGCTCTCCAAGGACGACATCGACGTCCGGCTGAAATGGCTCGGTCTCTTCCACCGCCGCAAGCACCAgt ATGGGCGGTTCATGATGCGGCTGAAGCTGCCGAACGGGGTGACGACGAGCGAGCAGACGCGGTACCTGGCGAGCGTGGTGGAAGGATACGGCCCGGAGGGCTGCGCCGACGTGACCACCCGGCAGAACTGGCAAATCCGCGGCGTCCAGCTCCCGGACGTCCCGGCCATCATGCAGGGCCTCGCCGGAGTGGGTCTCACCAGCCTCCAGAGCGGCATGGACAACGTCCGCAACCCCGTCGGCAACCCACTCGCCGGCATCGACCCCCACGAGATCATCGATACCCGTCCCTTCACCAACCTCCTCTCCGCCTTCGTCACCGCCAACTCCCGCGGCAACCCGGCAGTCACCAACCT GCCAAGGAAATGGAATGTTTGTGTCGTCGGTTCTCATGATCTTTACGAGCATCCTCACATCAATGATCTTGCCTACATGCCTGCCATGAAGAATGGAAAGATTGGTTTCAATCTGCTGGTGGGTGGATTCTTTAGTCCCAAAAGATGTGCAGAGGCAGTGCCCCTGGATGCTTGGGTCCCAGCAGATGATGTGATCCCTGCGTGCAAGGCAGTCCTCGAGGCTTACAGAGATCTCGGCAGCAGAGGGAATAGGCAGAAGACCCGAATGATGTGGCTCATTGATGAACTG GGGATAGAAGTATTCAGGTCGGAGGTCGAGAAGAGGATGCCAATGCAAGAGCTAGAGCGGGCTTCAGGAGGGGATCTGGTGCAGAAGCAATGGGAAAGGAGGGACCATCTTGGAGTTCACCCCCAGAAGCAAGCAGGCCTCTCCTTTGTGGGTCTTCACATCCCAGTTGGCAGGGTCCAGGCCTCCGACATGTTCGAGCTAGCCCGGCTGGCAGATGAGTATGGCTCCGGTGAGCTCCGCCTTACCGTCGAGCAGAACATCATCATCCCCAACATCAAGGACTCACGAGTCGAGGCATTGCTCGATGAGCCACTCCTAAAGAAGTTCTCCCCGGAGCCTTCTCTTCTGATGAAAGGATTGGTGGCGTGCACGGGCAACCAGTTCTGTGGGCAGGCTATCATTGAAACAAAGGCAAGGGCTATGAAGGTGACTGAGGAGGTGGAGAAGAGGGTGTCGGTGGAACGGACGATCAGAATGCATTGGACCGGCTGCCCGAACAGCTGTGGACAAGTGCAGGTGGCAGACATTGGCTTCATGGGGTGCATGACAAAGGATGCAGAAGGGAAGGTGTGCGAGGGAGTGGATGTATACTTGGGTGGGAGAATTGGGAGTGATTCCCATCTGGGGGACCTGTACAAGAAAGGGGTGCCCTGCAAGGACTTGGTTCCCTTGGTTGCAGACATTCTGGTGAAGCACTTTGGGGCAGTCCCCAGAGtaagggaggaagacgaagaagagcTTGGTGGAGACTAA